A single Ancylothrix sp. D3o DNA region contains:
- a CDS encoding PAS domain-containing protein, whose translation MIDSVLKNWQALQEKINQLPPAQQQFLKSRVENFSELLQALIRSYLTIVNDQKNQNIQLKLRQKTAEMIQLEAQLEEEHSLHKKANQALVKSEARLQTFLKHSADLVTILEADRRIRYHSPAIEEILGYKAEERIGKVFGELLHPDDLPRVEFYLKNLSESSGDVLMMEYRKLHKDGYWVYLEAVVKNLLDDSSINAIVINSRDITRRKQAEAGLKETSHILQALIKVSPFPIIGITREALVMVWNDAAEKVFGWSETELLGNALPGVPEEEKESFNDLLEAQFKGEVILGVPVRRIRKDGSLLELYLSTTPILDVEGKFLGSLGIFSDVTDHNKIEDALQIMEATKNLKNLFWVRYVRCDKDDSD comes from the coding sequence ATGATTGATAGCGTATTGAAGAACTGGCAAGCTTTGCAGGAAAAGATTAATCAACTGCCACCGGCACAACAGCAATTTCTCAAAAGTAGGGTGGAAAATTTCAGCGAATTATTGCAAGCTCTAATACGGAGTTATTTAACGATAGTAAATGACCAAAAAAACCAGAATATACAATTAAAACTTCGGCAAAAGACTGCGGAAATGATTCAGTTAGAGGCGCAGTTAGAGGAAGAACACTCTCTCCACAAAAAAGCTAATCAAGCTTTAGTAAAAAGTGAAGCGAGGCTGCAAACTTTTTTAAAACATTCGGCAGATTTAGTTACTATTTTAGAAGCGGATAGGCGCATTCGTTATCACAGCCCAGCTATTGAGGAAATTTTAGGATATAAAGCTGAAGAGAGAATTGGTAAAGTTTTTGGGGAATTGCTGCATCCTGATGATTTGCCGAGGGTGGAATTTTATCTGAAAAATCTTTCTGAAAGTTCTGGGGATGTGCTGATGATGGAGTATCGAAAATTGCACAAGGATGGTTATTGGGTTTATTTAGAGGCTGTAGTTAAGAATTTGCTGGATGATTCTAGTATTAATGCAATTGTGATTAATTCACGAGATATTACTCGCCGCAAGCAGGCAGAAGCGGGTTTAAAAGAAACGAGTCATATTTTGCAAGCGCTGATTAAAGTTTCACCTTTTCCGATTATTGGTATTACTCGTGAGGCGTTGGTGATGGTGTGGAATGATGCGGCGGAAAAAGTTTTTGGTTGGAGTGAGACGGAACTTTTAGGAAATGCTTTGCCGGGGGTTCCTGAAGAGGAAAAAGAGAGTTTTAATGATTTACTTGAGGCGCAGTTTAAAGGTGAGGTGATTTTGGGGGTGCCGGTGCGACGAATAAGGAAAGATGGTTCTCTGCTGGAGCTTTACCTTTCGACGACTCCAATTTTAGATGTGGAGGGCAAGTTTTTGGGTAGTCTGGGAATATTTTCTGATGTGACTGATCACAATAAGATTGAGGATGCTTTGCAAATTATGGAGGCTACTAAAAATTTAAAAAATCTTTTTTGGGTGCGTTATGTTCGCTGTGATAAAGATGATAGTGATTGA
- a CDS encoding efflux RND transporter periplasmic adaptor subunit, with protein sequence MPVKNYGWLVLASVLMMSAGCGWLPKDAADAQPQPGQGSQTDTATAVDVAIARTGTLQEDVLYTGTTAPVREVSLRPQVEGKLLSLNVDVGDAIEQGQMIARLDDALLVAAVVQAEAELAARRSEVARAETEVSKARTDVQEATLKLQQLQADAARLEGLANEGAVSRQSAEQKRNEAQTAEQALRSAQVQINTEQQAVAAVEGRVTAQQAIIAQAKERLSYAVLNAPISGVVTQRLSEAGNVVQPGTELLKIGDFSQVKIVVDVSELELANIRTGQSVGVVLDAFPKEEFNGIITQISPAADPVARLVPVEITISNRGGKIGSGLLARVNFSGNQKEGVIIPETALQAGGRERGNSAKSPQNANNTKGQKSQEGTIFVIKQEGEKTTVESRKVQIGEKANKQVEIISGLQAGERFVARAGKPLKDGDPVRLSILSEQTPKNQ encoded by the coding sequence ATGCCTGTAAAAAATTACGGTTGGTTAGTATTGGCAAGTGTTTTGATGATGTCGGCTGGTTGTGGGTGGCTGCCCAAAGATGCGGCGGACGCGCAACCTCAACCTGGCCAAGGTTCCCAAACTGACACTGCAACGGCGGTGGATGTGGCAATTGCACGCACCGGCACACTACAAGAGGATGTGCTATACACGGGGACAACTGCACCTGTGCGGGAGGTTTCGTTGCGTCCGCAAGTTGAGGGAAAATTATTAAGTTTAAATGTTGATGTTGGGGATGCAATAGAACAGGGACAAATGATTGCTCGGTTGGATGATGCGCTGTTAGTGGCGGCTGTAGTGCAAGCAGAGGCGGAACTTGCGGCTCGTCGGTCGGAGGTGGCTCGTGCGGAAACGGAGGTGAGTAAGGCGCGGACAGATGTGCAGGAAGCAACACTTAAATTGCAACAATTACAGGCAGATGCGGCGCGATTGGAAGGTCTAGCAAATGAGGGTGCCGTTTCGCGGCAGTCGGCGGAACAAAAGCGAAATGAAGCGCAAACGGCTGAGCAAGCTTTACGCTCGGCACAGGTGCAAATTAATACGGAACAGCAAGCGGTGGCGGCTGTGGAAGGGAGAGTGACGGCGCAACAGGCGATTATTGCTCAAGCAAAAGAAAGACTTTCTTATGCTGTTTTAAATGCACCGATTTCGGGTGTGGTAACACAACGTTTAAGCGAGGCGGGAAATGTGGTACAACCGGGGACAGAATTGTTAAAAATTGGAGATTTCAGCCAAGTTAAAATTGTGGTTGATGTGTCAGAGTTAGAATTGGCAAATATTCGCACCGGCCAAAGTGTGGGAGTTGTGTTAGATGCGTTTCCAAAAGAAGAATTTAATGGTATAATTACACAAATTTCGCCGGCGGCTGATCCTGTGGCAAGATTGGTGCCGGTGGAAATTACGATTTCTAATCGGGGTGGAAAAATCGGTAGTGGTTTACTAGCGAGAGTCAATTTTTCTGGAAATCAAAAAGAGGGTGTAATTATTCCAGAAACTGCCTTGCAAGCAGGAGGTAGAGAAAGAGGAAACTCAGCTAAATCGCCACAGAATGCTAATAATACTAAAGGCCAGAAATCTCAAGAAGGAACGATTTTTGTGATTAAACAAGAAGGCGAAAAAACCACCGTTGAATCTCGAAAAGTTCAAATAGGAGAAAAAGCTAATAAACAAGTAGAAATTATCTCAGGATTGCAAGCCGGTGAGAGATTTGTAGCCAGAGCCGGTAAACCCTTAAAAGACGGTGATCCAGTCCGTCTAAGCATCCTCTCCGAACAAACACCCAAAAACCAATAA
- a CDS encoding efflux RND transporter permease subunit, with protein MSNFSLSATSIRQHIGTLTLTLAVIVLGIFFLLNLQVDLLPAITYPRIGVRINAPGVSPEVAVQEITKPLEEALSATEGVVQVFSQTREGQISIDLFFAPGGNIDQALNDATASFNRARSNLPDIIEEPRLFKIDPSQLPVYEFALQSASLNDSELRIFAEEELGRELGVVPGVANVDVAGGVREEVQVNIDLKRLQSQGINLTRVLDAIRVRNQDISGGRIQGENSEALTRTAGKFQDAAEIEELAFEVGGGNNGIGKKVVLADFAEVIDGTENQRVFVKLNKEPAVKVSIQKQPDANTIQVVDGVKKRIQQLRDSGLISSEMVLNPTLDESRFIRNSLADVTNSGLTGALLAAVAVLFFLGSLRQTLVISLTIPLCTLAAISMMKVFGLSLNLFSLAGLALGIGQAIDTSVVILENIAENTGMTPGAQKKRLSDSKEIIEESINSAVEVESAMIASTGANLVSVVPFLLIGGFFSLLFSELILTICFAVGASLLVALTVTPVLMSRLLTIRWSSRISNFWLLRQFNNRFEDATRSYIRTLSWVLRHRFLAIGLAFLLLGGGSGWMAGQIPQEILPRIDTGQASLSAQFPPGTPLGTNQKVMEIVDDILLKQPETDYIFTTSGGSLFGSNTTANPLRASSTITLKPGSDVEAFVKRVTTELEKLNLAGIRLRLSPGQVRGIILTNSPVRGADVDIILQGNDEQKLRQAGRQILAALDENVKTARFRPDADDRQPEIQIRPDWLRVQEMGLTTRDIGQTIQTAIEGSIATQLQRGERLVDVRVQLSEESLNRPSQLQNLPLFANNNRQVRLGDVAKIEEGQAPGEIQRINQRQVFLIAGSLTEGVSLSDAFKEVDSVVAGVELPEGVTVLPSSAKETNLQLQNSLKLLGGLSAFLVFVVMAVQYNSLLDPLVIMFTVPLALAGGIFGLYITQTAIGATVLVGAVLLVGIVVNIGIILVEFANQIQERDGVDYETAMLKAAPQRLRPIMMTTITTVLGLFPLALGIGEGSEFLQPLGVVVFAGMSVATILTLFIIPCFYTLLHDFSWLFGWKKWVKDGRLMLRRIRTNKLFKSRR; from the coding sequence ATGTCAAACTTCAGTCTAAGCGCCACCTCAATTCGCCAACATATCGGCACATTAACCTTAACCTTAGCAGTAATTGTGTTAGGGATATTTTTTCTCTTAAACTTACAAGTAGACCTACTTCCTGCTATCACTTATCCTCGGATTGGAGTGAGAATCAACGCACCAGGAGTTTCCCCAGAAGTGGCGGTGCAAGAAATAACAAAACCCTTAGAAGAAGCACTCAGCGCTACAGAAGGAGTGGTGCAAGTTTTTTCGCAAACTCGTGAAGGACAAATTAGTATAGATTTGTTTTTTGCGCCTGGGGGAAATATTGACCAAGCGCTGAATGATGCGACGGCATCTTTTAACCGTGCGCGGAGTAATTTGCCAGATATTATTGAAGAACCAAGACTGTTTAAAATTGACCCTTCGCAGTTGCCGGTTTATGAATTTGCTTTGCAATCTGCGTCTTTAAATGATTCAGAGTTAAGGATTTTTGCGGAAGAAGAATTAGGGAGAGAATTGGGGGTAGTACCAGGCGTAGCAAATGTGGATGTAGCGGGGGGTGTCAGAGAGGAAGTGCAAGTGAATATTGATCTCAAACGCTTGCAGTCACAAGGGATAAATTTAACGAGAGTTTTAGATGCGATCAGGGTGCGAAATCAAGATATTTCCGGGGGGAGAATTCAGGGAGAAAATTCGGAAGCTTTAACGCGGACAGCAGGTAAATTTCAAGATGCGGCTGAAATTGAGGAGTTAGCTTTTGAAGTTGGGGGCGGGAATAATGGAATAGGAAAAAAAGTTGTTTTAGCTGATTTTGCTGAGGTGATTGATGGAACAGAAAACCAAAGAGTTTTTGTGAAGTTAAACAAAGAACCGGCAGTTAAAGTCAGCATCCAAAAACAACCGGATGCAAATACGATTCAAGTTGTAGATGGAGTTAAAAAACGGATTCAACAATTGCGAGACTCTGGGTTAATTTCATCAGAAATGGTTTTAAATCCGACCTTAGATGAATCTCGCTTTATTCGTAATTCCTTGGCGGATGTAACAAATTCGGGTCTTACGGGGGCTTTACTGGCGGCGGTGGCGGTGTTGTTTTTCTTAGGTTCTTTGCGGCAAACATTGGTTATTTCGTTAACAATTCCGCTGTGTACTTTGGCGGCAATTAGCATGATGAAAGTGTTTGGTTTGTCGTTAAATTTGTTTAGTTTAGCCGGCCTTGCTTTGGGAATTGGGCAAGCAATTGATACCAGTGTGGTGATTTTAGAAAATATTGCCGAAAACACCGGCATGACACCAGGCGCACAGAAGAAAAGACTGTCAGATTCAAAGGAAATTATCGAAGAATCTATTAACAGTGCGGTAGAAGTAGAATCGGCAATGATTGCTTCTACGGGGGCAAATTTAGTTTCTGTGGTGCCGTTTTTGCTGATTGGGGGATTTTTCTCGCTGTTATTTAGTGAGTTAATTTTGACGATTTGTTTTGCCGTTGGTGCGTCTCTTTTGGTAGCGTTGACGGTGACGCCGGTGTTGATGTCGAGGTTGCTAACAATTCGGTGGTCTAGTCGCATTAGTAACTTTTGGTTGCTGCGACAATTTAATAATCGTTTTGAAGATGCGACCCGCAGTTATATTAGGACTTTAAGTTGGGTGTTGCGTCATCGCTTTTTGGCGATTGGATTGGCTTTTTTGTTATTGGGTGGGGGGAGTGGGTGGATGGCCGGTCAAATTCCCCAAGAAATTTTACCGCGAATTGACACCGGCCAAGCTTCACTTTCTGCTCAATTTCCGCCAGGAACTCCGCTAGGCACAAATCAAAAAGTGATGGAAATTGTGGATGATATTTTGCTGAAACAACCGGAAACTGATTATATTTTTACCACATCTGGAGGCTCTCTTTTTGGTAGTAATACAACGGCGAATCCTTTGCGCGCCTCTAGTACGATTACGCTAAAACCCGGTAGTGATGTTGAAGCTTTTGTGAAACGGGTAACAACGGAATTGGAAAAGTTGAATTTAGCGGGGATTCGTTTGCGACTTTCTCCGGGTCAAGTTCGGGGGATTATTTTAACAAATTCGCCGGTACGGGGTGCGGATGTGGATATTATTTTGCAAGGCAATGATGAGCAAAAATTAAGACAAGCGGGAAGACAAATTTTAGCGGCTTTAGATGAGAATGTAAAAACGGCAAGATTTAGACCAGATGCGGATGATCGGCAACCAGAAATTCAAATTCGCCCTGATTGGTTGCGGGTGCAAGAAATGGGTTTAACTACGCGAGATATTGGCCAGACAATTCAAACAGCAATTGAGGGTTCTATTGCTACTCAATTGCAACGGGGTGAGCGTTTGGTAGATGTGCGAGTTCAGTTAAGTGAGGAGTCATTAAACCGGCCTAGTCAACTGCAAAATTTACCTTTGTTTGCTAATAATAATCGTCAAGTTCGTTTGGGAGATGTGGCGAAAATTGAAGAAGGACAAGCACCGGGAGAAATTCAGCGGATTAACCAACGTCAGGTGTTTTTGATTGCGGGTAGTTTAACTGAAGGTGTGAGTTTAAGTGATGCGTTTAAGGAGGTAGATTCAGTTGTGGCCGGTGTAGAGTTACCAGAAGGAGTAACTGTGCTCCCAAGTTCTGCTAAGGAGACTAATTTACAGCTTCAAAATTCGTTAAAATTGCTAGGCGGATTATCAGCATTTTTGGTATTTGTTGTGATGGCTGTTCAATACAATTCTTTGCTAGATCCGCTGGTAATTATGTTTACGGTTCCTTTGGCGTTGGCGGGGGGTATTTTTGGCCTTTATATTACGCAAACTGCGATTGGGGCTACAGTGTTGGTGGGGGCGGTTTTGTTGGTGGGAATTGTAGTGAATATTGGGATTATTTTGGTTGAGTTTGCTAACCAAATTCAAGAGCGAGATGGTGTTGATTATGAGACGGCGATGCTTAAAGCTGCGCCGCAACGTTTGCGTCCGATTATGATGACAACAATTACTACTGTTTTGGGTTTATTTCCTTTGGCTTTGGGTATTGGGGAGGGTTCAGAATTTTTGCAACCTTTGGGTGTGGTGGTGTTTGCTGGGATGTCTGTTGCAACAATTTTGACTTTGTTTATTATTCCTTGTTTTTATACGCTACTGCATGATTTTTCTTGGCTTTTTGGTTGGAAAAAGTGGGTGAAAGATGGCCGGTTAATGTTGCGAAGAATTCGGACTAATAAGTTATTTAAAAGCCGCAGATAA
- a CDS encoding DUF4351 domain-containing protein, translated as MIDHDRLFKELLSTFFAEFLQVFFPQVWEAIESDSWMFLDKEVFTDVTSGKKYEADLIVQAKVKNEESSLIIHVEHQSESQLTFPRRMFVYFSRLHEKYEMPVFPIAVFSFDRPKRPYPSLYQVKFRGKEVNTFNYETLQLNRLSWRDFVNVRNPIVCALMAKMQMDLADRPTVKLECLRMLTQLEIDEARKQLISGFIDIYLRLNPEEEAVFQEQLRTILPPEQEEVMEIVTSWMETGIERGMQLGRRQEALNLVQRQLQRRVGLLSPELEESVNQLTLINLEDLAVTLLDFSTVDDLQTWLQNHS; from the coding sequence ATGATTGATCACGACCGTTTATTTAAGGAGTTGCTTTCTACGTTTTTTGCGGAGTTTTTGCAGGTGTTTTTTCCGCAGGTTTGGGAGGCGATAGAGTCGGATTCTTGGATGTTTCTTGATAAGGAGGTGTTTACGGATGTAACTTCGGGGAAGAAATATGAGGCGGATCTGATTGTTCAGGCTAAGGTTAAGAATGAAGAAAGCAGTTTGATTATTCATGTAGAACATCAGTCAGAAAGTCAGTTAACTTTTCCGCGACGGATGTTTGTGTATTTTTCTCGATTGCATGAGAAGTATGAGATGCCGGTTTTTCCGATTGCTGTTTTTTCTTTTGACCGGCCAAAGCGTCCTTATCCGAGCCTTTATCAGGTGAAATTTCGCGGTAAAGAGGTCAATACTTTTAATTATGAAACTCTGCAATTAAACCGGCTTTCTTGGCGCGATTTTGTCAATGTGCGGAATCCAATTGTGTGTGCTTTGATGGCAAAAATGCAGATGGATCTGGCAGACCGGCCTACGGTTAAGTTAGAATGTTTGCGGATGCTAACTCAGTTAGAAATTGACGAGGCGCGTAAGCAGTTAATTTCTGGATTTATTGACATTTATTTGCGGTTAAATCCTGAAGAGGAAGCCGTATTTCAGGAGCAATTGAGGACAATTTTACCACCAGAACAGGAGGAAGTTATGGAAATAGTCACAAGTTGGATGGAAACAGGAATTGAAAGAGGAATGCAGCTAGGCCGGCGACAAGAAGCGTTAAATTTAGTTCAGCGCCAACTTCAACGCCGCGTCGGTTTATTAAGTCCTGAATTAGAAGAATCTGTGAATCAGTTAACTCTGATCAACTTAGAAGATTTAGCTGTGACTTTGCTAGATTTCTCAACTGTGGATGATTTACAAACTTGGCTGCAAAATCATTCATAA
- the cax gene encoding calcium/proton exchanger, with protein MSIKKILSYVLLIFVPISIAAEYLHWGTMPVFITSALAIVPLAIWLSTATEEVALTTGPSIGGLLNAVFGNATELIIAVVALKAGLVDIVKASITGTIISNILLVMGLSMFLGGLRYKEQEFQPVIARVNGSTMTLAVTAILLPTTVIYTSNGVEPSAIENLSLTAAVVLIIVYVLTLIFSLKTHSYLYDVSVVELEEGTAEKETPEHKPNLWLWLGVLVISTVAVAIESEIFVGVVEEATKGLGLTPLFTGVILLPLVGGAAEYVTAIGVALKNNMDLSVSVAMGSSLLVALLVAPVLVLLGLVFHQPMDLNFNPFEVVAVAIAVALGNLISLDGKSNWLEGSLLLATYVILGAAFYFHPA; from the coding sequence ATGTCAATCAAAAAAATTCTCTCCTACGTCCTCTTAATATTCGTCCCCATATCCATCGCCGCCGAATATTTACACTGGGGAACGATGCCGGTTTTCATCACCTCAGCATTAGCCATAGTCCCCCTAGCCATTTGGCTAAGCACAGCAACCGAAGAAGTTGCCTTAACAACCGGCCCCTCAATTGGAGGATTATTAAACGCCGTATTTGGCAACGCCACCGAATTAATTATAGCAGTCGTTGCCCTAAAAGCCGGCCTTGTTGATATTGTCAAAGCCAGCATCACCGGCACCATCATCAGCAACATTTTATTAGTCATGGGACTGTCGATGTTTTTAGGAGGATTGCGGTATAAAGAGCAAGAATTCCAGCCGGTTATTGCCCGTGTAAACGGTTCCACAATGACCTTAGCAGTAACAGCAATATTGTTACCAACCACCGTAATTTATACCTCCAACGGTGTCGAACCATCCGCGATAGAAAACCTCTCACTTACCGCCGCCGTCGTTTTGATCATCGTCTATGTACTCACCCTGATTTTTTCCTTAAAAACCCACAGCTATCTTTACGATGTTAGCGTGGTTGAACTCGAAGAAGGAACCGCCGAAAAAGAAACCCCCGAACACAAACCGAATTTGTGGTTATGGTTGGGAGTTTTGGTAATATCAACCGTAGCGGTAGCGATAGAATCAGAGATTTTTGTGGGAGTTGTAGAAGAAGCAACCAAAGGATTAGGGTTAACACCATTATTCACCGGCGTAATACTTTTACCCCTCGTTGGTGGCGCCGCAGAATACGTTACAGCCATCGGAGTTGCACTGAAAAATAATATGGATTTATCCGTTTCTGTAGCGATGGGTTCAAGTTTGTTAGTAGCCTTATTGGTGGCGCCGGTTTTGGTGTTATTAGGGTTAGTGTTTCATCAACCAATGGACTTAAATTTTAACCCCTTTGAAGTCGTGGCGGTGGCGATAGCAGTGGCGCTAGGAAATTTGATTAGCTTAGATGGAAAGTCTAACTGGTTGGAGGGTAGTTTGTTGTTAGCAACTTATGTAATTTTAGGGGCTGCTTTTTATTTCCATCCGGCGTAA
- a CDS encoding N-acetylmuramoyl-L-alanine amidase — MSQTINKIYLHWTGTNYNWCVPGYYHTIILGNGKVRRLTGYDQTLKTHTYARNSNSVSICCSCMGGTAWQDFPPTEAQITAMCKEAATLAKNLGWKPTDINVTRVLTHAEAAANRDFSQELARRGSGVSLEVARRRGLPHDNYGPQRWHDGWPGGVADRWDWWQIKASDQGGVGGDILRRRIREFMEETADPEITRIERTPASSECKVFFNDKEICTGYLLSDHRCYVRLLDLIKPLKIEIGKVRGGSVRYINLFSEDFIPKYLADSPVINGFLTVDIYMNRPEDREGNPVDDRDFPSQPFMQGIILRGTTHVLLADFCNELGVKLAFGSQDRSLRMTR; from the coding sequence ATGAGTCAAACAATTAACAAAATCTATCTCCACTGGACCGGCACTAACTATAATTGGTGTGTACCTGGCTATTACCACACAATTATTCTGGGAAACGGCAAAGTTCGACGCCTCACCGGCTACGATCAAACCCTCAAAACTCACACCTATGCTCGCAATTCAAACTCGGTAAGTATCTGCTGTTCTTGTATGGGGGGAACGGCTTGGCAAGACTTCCCTCCCACCGAGGCTCAAATCACCGCTATGTGCAAAGAAGCTGCTACGCTTGCTAAAAATCTCGGCTGGAAACCCACAGATATAAATGTTACCCGTGTCCTTACTCATGCGGAAGCTGCTGCTAATCGAGATTTTTCTCAGGAATTGGCGCGGCGAGGAAGTGGGGTTTCTTTAGAAGTGGCTCGCCGGCGGGGTTTACCCCATGATAATTATGGGCCGCAGCGCTGGCATGATGGCTGGCCAGGAGGGGTGGCAGATCGTTGGGATTGGTGGCAAATAAAAGCCTCGGATCAAGGTGGAGTTGGTGGCGATATTTTGCGCCGGCGCATTCGAGAATTTATGGAAGAAACCGCAGATCCAGAAATTACGCGCATTGAACGTACACCGGCTTCTAGTGAATGCAAAGTTTTTTTCAATGATAAAGAAATCTGCACCGGCTATCTGCTTTCAGATCATCGCTGTTATGTTCGTCTTTTGGATTTAATCAAGCCGTTAAAGATTGAAATTGGCAAAGTACGCGGCGGAAGTGTTCGCTATATCAACCTTTTCTCCGAAGATTTTATCCCCAAATATTTAGCCGATTCTCCGGTTATCAACGGCTTTTTAACGGTGGATATTTATATGAACCGGCCCGAAGATCGAGAAGGAAATCCGGTAGATGACCGCGATTTTCCATCTCAGCCTTTTATGCAGGGAATTATTCTACGCGGTACGACTCATGTTTTACTGGCCGATTTTTGCAACGAATTGGGTGTTAAGTTGGCTTTCGGTTCTCAAGATCGCTCGCTTCGGATGACGCGGTGA
- a CDS encoding zinc ribbon domain-containing protein: protein MPTYDYFCPSNNQKVEVMHSINDKISTWGELCKRAKCEPGDTPEAAPVQRLLSVPSLITPTSDTDYKNLGFQKLVKRDQGVYEDVTAKEGQSRFVDRQGKPLNNP from the coding sequence ATGCCTACTTACGATTATTTCTGTCCGAGCAATAACCAGAAAGTCGAAGTGATGCACAGCATAAATGATAAAATCTCTACCTGGGGGGAGTTGTGCAAACGAGCAAAATGTGAACCCGGAGATACTCCAGAAGCAGCGCCGGTGCAGCGGTTGCTGAGTGTCCCCAGTTTAATCACCCCCACCTCGGATACCGATTACAAAAATCTCGGTTTCCAAAAGCTTGTAAAGCGAGATCAAGGAGTCTATGAAGACGTCACCGCAAAAGAAGGTCAAAGTCGGTTTGTAGACCGGCAGGGTAAACCATTAAACAACCCATAA
- a CDS encoding TspO/MBR family protein — MIKSWMVIGGVALVVAFGINGVFRDSSRWFYRLQRPRWLTFEGLIPFIWTFIFICGVWSAVLVWEKDPGSRYTWLLMGLYLLLEIAIMSYTAIMSLLRSLKVGTVIGATGILIGALLTVGVWPVSATSGALLVPYMLWSPIGTYTTWAMIAENPADA, encoded by the coding sequence ATGATTAAATCATGGATGGTAATCGGGGGCGTGGCGCTTGTGGTTGCCTTTGGCATTAATGGGGTTTTTCGTGACAGCAGCAGGTGGTTTTATCGCCTGCAAAGACCACGCTGGTTGACCTTTGAAGGGCTGATTCCTTTTATTTGGACTTTTATTTTTATTTGTGGGGTTTGGTCTGCGGTTCTTGTCTGGGAAAAAGACCCTGGCTCACGTTATACTTGGCTGCTTATGGGCCTTTATTTGTTGCTAGAAATTGCCATAATGTCCTATACCGCAATTATGAGTTTATTGCGAAGTTTAAAAGTGGGTACAGTGATAGGAGCAACTGGCATTTTAATCGGTGCATTGCTGACGGTTGGGGTGTGGCCGGTTTCCGCTACCAGCGGTGCTTTGTTAGTTCCTTATATGCTGTGGAGTCCGATTGGCACTTATACAACTTGGGCGATGATTGCTGAGAATCCAGCGGATGCTTAG